The Paludisphaera borealis genome contains a region encoding:
- a CDS encoding ParA family protein: protein MRSVAVTNAKGGVGKSTTAINLAAALVELDRRVLLIDADPSGNAALGFFPRGVPNVGLADALLEGSGLEAVASATDYEGLDVVPPGDRLSSCSDQMGGVQGLGQGREFRIRRLLKGLAGYDVVIVDTSPVLTPLNVAILYAVSEILIPIDPCIAALAGVRALEDLVRTVSEFRLEFTDAGPLEITGVLITRVDRTLVSKQIEAEVRNYFGPIVHDRVVPASVKFREAYARGVPLIHYDRMSPASMAYRAAAATFLNGQDEPAAVDLAPSAGDADAEPVEDHDPYYREAS from the coding sequence ATGAGAAGCGTCGCGGTGACGAACGCCAAGGGAGGCGTCGGCAAGAGCACGACGGCGATCAACCTGGCTGCGGCTCTGGTCGAGCTCGACCGTCGCGTCTTGCTCATCGACGCCGACCCGTCCGGAAACGCGGCGCTTGGGTTCTTCCCCAGGGGAGTTCCCAACGTGGGTCTGGCCGATGCGTTGCTGGAAGGATCGGGCCTCGAAGCGGTGGCATCGGCCACCGACTACGAAGGGCTGGACGTGGTTCCTCCCGGAGATCGGCTCAGCTCGTGCTCGGATCAGATGGGAGGCGTTCAAGGGCTGGGGCAGGGGCGTGAGTTTCGCATCCGCCGCTTGCTCAAGGGGTTGGCCGGTTACGACGTCGTGATCGTCGACACCAGCCCGGTTCTGACTCCGTTGAACGTAGCCATCCTGTACGCCGTCTCCGAGATCCTGATCCCGATCGACCCTTGCATTGCAGCGCTGGCCGGCGTGCGGGCGCTCGAAGACCTGGTGCGCACGGTGAGCGAGTTCCGGCTTGAATTCACCGACGCCGGGCCGCTCGAAATCACGGGGGTCTTGATCACGAGGGTCGACCGGACGCTCGTCTCCAAGCAGATCGAGGCCGAGGTCCGCAACTACTTCGGACCGATCGTCCACGACCGGGTCGTCCCCGCGTCCGTCAAGTTCCGCGAGGCCTACGCACGGGGGGTTCCGCTGATTCATTACGACCGCATGAGCCCGGCGTCCATGGCGTACCGCGCGGCGGCCGCCACGTTTCTCAACGGCCAGGACGAACCGGCCGCCGTCGACCTCGCGCCAAGCGCCGGCGACGCCGACGCCGAGCCGGTTGAAGATCACGATCCGTACTACCGCGAAGCCTCCTGA